In Chloroflexota bacterium, a genomic segment contains:
- a CDS encoding NAD(P)-binding protein — protein MNRRDFLKIVTLLGGAVAASRCNMLEEGDETVIVVGAGIAGLSAASALKKWGYNVIVLEARPRVGGRIWTSREWADAPLDMGASWIHGITNNPIARLANANDIKTIETDYENHWIYTAEGSELTNAAYDRLEEYEAVVQDYITETIEMLNDDVSLQAVLGIALAEEDISANEKQIILYLLNTIIEHEFAADINNLSAFSFDQGDEFGGEDVIFTDGYEQIIALLADGLDIRLNEIVQRVEYSDGGVTITTNQNLYDADRAVITLPLGILKSGRVQFSPALPVDKQRAIKQLGMGLLDKVYLRFPHIFWPKAAELLGYIGPRKGEWAEWLNIAHYTNAPILLGFNAATFARQTEAWSDQQIVGDAMATLRTIFGENIPDPLAWQITRWAADPYALGSYSYLTPGTDGETLDALATPVSGRLFFAGEATSREYQATVHGAYLSGIHAAEELWDA, from the coding sequence ATGAACCGTAGAGATTTTTTGAAGATCGTCACTTTGCTGGGAGGCGCGGTGGCAGCGAGCCGTTGCAATATGTTGGAAGAAGGTGATGAAACCGTTATTGTCGTTGGGGCCGGGATTGCCGGCCTCAGCGCTGCGAGCGCGCTAAAAAAGTGGGGGTATAACGTGATCGTTCTGGAAGCGCGCCCGCGTGTGGGTGGTCGTATCTGGACTAGCAGGGAGTGGGCGGATGCGCCGCTCGATATGGGTGCCTCGTGGATCCATGGGATTACCAACAATCCGATTGCTCGTCTTGCGAACGCCAATGATATTAAAACCATTGAGACGGATTACGAGAATCATTGGATCTACACGGCAGAAGGCAGCGAACTCACCAACGCAGCCTACGACAGACTTGAAGAATATGAGGCGGTGGTGCAAGACTATATAACCGAAACAATTGAAATGTTGAATGACGACGTTTCCCTGCAAGCCGTCTTGGGTATTGCACTTGCTGAAGAAGATATCTCGGCAAATGAGAAACAGATAATTTTGTACCTCCTTAACACAATCATTGAACATGAATTCGCTGCGGATATAAACAACTTATCGGCGTTTTCTTTCGACCAGGGTGATGAGTTCGGGGGTGAAGATGTCATCTTCACCGATGGATATGAGCAAATTATTGCGCTGCTCGCCGATGGGCTGGATATTCGGTTGAATGAAATTGTTCAGCGCGTGGAATATAGCGATGGCGGTGTGACAATCACTACAAATCAAAATCTCTATGATGCTGATCGCGCTGTAATCACTTTGCCTCTGGGTATACTAAAAAGTGGACGCGTACAATTTTCTCCCGCGCTTCCCGTGGACAAGCAGCGTGCGATTAAGCAATTGGGGATGGGTTTACTTGATAAAGTGTATTTGCGTTTTCCCCATATATTCTGGCCTAAAGCGGCTGAATTGCTGGGCTATATTGGACCCCGCAAAGGTGAATGGGCAGAGTGGCTGAATATAGCGCATTACACCAATGCGCCAATCTTGCTGGGTTTCAACGCGGCCACTTTTGCGCGTCAAACCGAAGCCTGGTCTGATCAGCAAATTGTTGGCGACGCTATGGCAACCCTGCGCACCATATTTGGCGAAAATATTCCCGATCCATTGGCATGGCAGATTACACGCTGGGCGGCTGATCCTTATGCCTTAGGCTCTTATTCGTATCTGACGCCGGGAACCGACGGGGAGACTCTGGATGCTTTGGCTACCCCGGTTTCTGGGCGCTTATTTTTCGCTGGCGAAGCCACCTCGCGCGAGTATCAGGCGACGGTTCATGGGGCGTATCTGTCGGGCATACACGCGGCCGAAGAACTTTGGGATGCGTAA
- a CDS encoding class I SAM-dependent methyltransferase, producing MQTNQLPPFTDYLLSKKSVDDRALNLRVWNQFGESLQQRATLKDQLDILEVGGGIGTMLARLLENDTLPNCRYTLVDTEPDSIAYAQVYLENWAREANWRFEFVTDDRFRLTNDKRRVDVETICGDIFPLLARCPAAWDAMIAHAVLDLFHLPSALPSLLTALQPGGLFYTTINYDGLTIFEPPLLPDFEAQILARYNQTMDKRRTDGQPSGDSRAGRHLFGELRQHGVDILATGSSDWVIYANALGYAQNEDVFLQHLLNFVETEMRRQPDIDAILLERWIATRRQQITDGELLCIVHQMDYLGMLPK from the coding sequence ATGCAAACTAATCAACTGCCTCCCTTCACGGATTATTTATTGTCAAAAAAAAGCGTCGATGACCGCGCCTTGAATTTACGCGTCTGGAATCAATTCGGTGAAAGTTTACAGCAACGTGCCACCCTCAAAGACCAGCTTGATATTCTCGAAGTCGGCGGCGGGATTGGCACAATGCTGGCGCGCCTGCTAGAGAATGACACCCTGCCAAACTGCCGCTACACGCTGGTCGATACAGAGCCAGACAGTATTGCCTATGCGCAAGTTTATTTAGAGAATTGGGCCAGGGAAGCCAACTGGCGTTTTGAGTTTGTTACGGATGACAGATTCAGGCTGACGAACGACAAGCGACGCGTTGATGTCGAAACGATCTGCGGTGATATTTTCCCCCTGTTGGCGAGGTGTCCCGCGGCCTGGGACGCAATGATTGCCCATGCCGTGCTGGATTTATTCCACCTGCCCAGCGCCTTACCGAGCCTGTTGACGGCGCTCCAGCCCGGCGGGTTGTTTTATACCACGATCAATTATGATGGCTTGACGATCTTCGAGCCGCCGCTGTTGCCCGATTTCGAAGCTCAAATTCTGGCACGCTACAACCAGACGATGGATAAACGCCGCACCGACGGCCAGCCCAGCGGAGACAGCCGCGCCGGGCGGCATCTCTTTGGCGAATTGCGACAACATGGCGTTGATATTCTCGCCACAGGCAGCTCCGATTGGGTAATCTACGCCAACGCTCTTGGCTATGCGCAAAATGAAGACGTTTTCTTGCAACATTTACTCAATTTTGTTGAAACAGAAATGCGCCGCCAGCCCGATATCGACGCTATTTTGTTGGAACGCTGGATAGCAACTCGCCGCCAGCAAATCACTGACGGAGAACTCTTGTGTATTGTGCATCAGATGGATTATCTTGGAATGTTGCCGAAGTAG
- the tal gene encoding transaldolase, with translation MNAIDKLHALGQSLWYDNIERHLLASGELAAMVARGEIRGVTSNPSIFSNAIVNSHNYDYDLITLAEDDYSSEQIYESLAIADIQGACDVFLPLYEQSNGGDGYVSLEVSPYLARDTEKTCQEAKRLWKRVGRPNLMIKIPATVEGLPAITRTIAAGINVNVTLIFSIRRYEAVMDAYLTGLEQRLATGEPIDGIASVASFFVSRIDSNIDARLQTLVDAGGDLAPRAAALQGKIAIANARLAFVRHKEVFAGERWEKIADMGGQIQRALWASTSTKNPAYKDTLYIDELIGANTVNTVPPATLVAFGDHGVAALTLDADVAAAQAAMDGLAALGISMDTVTQELEVEGVKKFAEAFTILLNAVEQRMRRV, from the coding sequence ATGAACGCAATAGACAAATTACATGCTTTAGGGCAATCACTTTGGTACGACAATATTGAACGGCATTTGTTGGCAAGCGGAGAGTTGGCTGCGATGGTTGCGCGCGGCGAAATTCGCGGGGTTACCTCAAACCCAAGCATATTTAGCAATGCAATCGTCAATTCGCACAATTATGACTATGACTTAATTACGCTGGCTGAAGATGATTATTCGAGTGAGCAAATCTACGAGAGTCTTGCTATAGCCGATATTCAAGGAGCGTGTGATGTTTTTCTGCCGCTTTATGAGCAAAGCAATGGCGGGGATGGCTATGTCAGCCTGGAGGTCAGCCCATATCTAGCGCGGGATACTGAGAAAACTTGCCAGGAAGCGAAGCGCCTTTGGAAACGAGTCGGTCGTCCTAATTTGATGATAAAGATTCCCGCTACGGTGGAGGGCTTGCCTGCGATTACGCGCACAATTGCTGCGGGAATAAATGTCAACGTGACCTTGATCTTTTCGATCCGCCGGTACGAGGCTGTTATGGATGCATATTTGACGGGATTGGAACAGCGTCTTGCAACTGGGGAACCGATTGATGGGATTGCCTCCGTGGCCTCATTTTTTGTCTCGCGGATCGATTCGAATATTGACGCGCGTTTGCAGACCCTTGTGGACGCAGGCGGAGATTTGGCGCCGCGCGCGGCAGCCCTACAAGGGAAAATTGCCATTGCTAATGCACGGCTAGCCTTCGTACGCCACAAAGAAGTTTTTGCAGGCGAGCGTTGGGAAAAGATTGCCGATATGGGTGGTCAGATCCAGCGCGCTTTGTGGGCTTCGACGAGTACCAAAAATCCTGCTTATAAAGACACGCTTTATATCGATGAGTTGATTGGGGCCAATACAGTTAATACGGTACCCCCGGCTACATTAGTGGCCTTTGGCGATCATGGTGTGGCCGCGCTGACTTTGGATGCAGATGTAGCTGCAGCACAGGCAGCTATGGATGGATTGGCCGCACTAGGTATTTCGATGGATACCGTGACGCAGGAACTTGAAGTTGAGGGTGTGAAGAAATTCGCCGAAGCATTCACCATATTGCTAAATGCGGTAGAACAGCGTATGAGACGCGTATAG
- a CDS encoding electron transfer flavoprotein subunit beta, with protein MTNIVVLAKLVPDLVEELEIAESGTALDMEWLRLIINEFDNHATEQAIILKERSGGEVTVIAPEAEGVNEMLYTIAAKGADRLILLKGDFENGVNNHALARAFASAAKELKPDLVLTGVQANDDLDGSVGPLVAEYLGMSYVGYISGVSVSGETAVARKEYPGGLIAEMEVALPAVLGIQAGEEPPRYVAISKVRQMMKTATIDEQEVGDLDASGGPVVQRMYVPEAAERAEMLEGDEEEVAARLVEIFKEAGLV; from the coding sequence ATGACCAATATCGTGGTTTTAGCCAAACTCGTGCCGGATCTCGTTGAAGAACTTGAGATTGCCGAAAGTGGCACCGCGCTCGATATGGAATGGCTGCGCCTGATCATCAACGAATTCGATAACCATGCCACTGAGCAGGCCATTATTTTAAAAGAGCGATCAGGGGGCGAAGTTACTGTGATTGCACCGGAAGCCGAAGGGGTTAATGAGATGCTCTACACGATCGCGGCCAAAGGCGCGGATCGCTTAATTTTATTGAAGGGTGATTTTGAAAATGGTGTAAACAACCACGCGCTGGCACGTGCCTTTGCAAGTGCGGCGAAAGAACTCAAGCCAGACCTGGTACTCACGGGCGTGCAAGCCAACGACGACCTGGATGGATCAGTTGGCCCCTTAGTTGCCGAATACCTGGGGATGTCGTATGTCGGCTATATCTCGGGTGTTTCTGTTTCGGGGGAAACCGCAGTCGCGCGCAAGGAATACCCCGGGGGCTTGATCGCTGAAATGGAAGTCGCTTTGCCGGCTGTGCTGGGCATTCAGGCAGGCGAGGAACCGCCGCGCTACGTGGCCATCAGCAAAGTGCGCCAGATGATGAAAACCGCCACTATCGACGAGCAAGAAGTTGGCGATCTGGATGCGAGCGGCGGACCAGTGGTGCAACGTATGTATGTGCCCGAAGCCGCCGAACGCGCCGAAATGCTGGAAGGCGATGAAGAAGAAGTCGCCGCCAGACTGGTTGAAATTTTCAAAGAAGCCGGATTGGTGTAA
- a CDS encoding electron transfer flavoprotein subunit alpha/FixB family protein yields MNQDIFVVVEHLRGQVADISYIMLAAARDLAQATGGEVVGVLLGHNAQDLANDLAADRLLYSDHPALAEFTSDAYQQALAGLLTAQAPRAVFFGSTSIGSDISGVLSARLGLPLVSSCIRVADGNLISQICGGKIMAESALSNETTLITMIPGGYKPAQGQTETSPAITTFEVNIEAPRVSLKQYIEPEAADVDISSENVLIAVGRGIQTEDNLELAEELAGLLGGVVCASRPVVDQGWLPTSRMVGKSGKSVKPKLYLALGISGAPEHVEGMTDAEMIVAINMDPDAPIFDIAKYGAEIDLFDLIDPLLEALEEA; encoded by the coding sequence ATGAATCAAGATATTTTTGTTGTAGTTGAGCATCTACGCGGGCAAGTTGCCGATATTTCTTACATCATGTTGGCTGCGGCTCGTGATCTGGCGCAAGCAACGGGTGGCGAAGTTGTAGGCGTGCTGCTGGGGCATAACGCTCAGGATTTAGCCAACGATTTGGCCGCGGATCGGTTACTCTACAGTGATCATCCGGCTCTGGCCGAATTCACGTCCGACGCATATCAACAAGCGTTGGCTGGGCTGCTCACCGCGCAGGCACCCCGCGCCGTATTCTTCGGCAGCACCTCCATCGGTTCGGATATTTCCGGCGTACTCTCAGCCCGCCTGGGGCTACCACTGGTAAGTTCCTGTATTCGGGTGGCAGATGGCAATCTCATCAGCCAGATTTGCGGCGGCAAAATTATGGCGGAAAGTGCTCTCTCGAATGAGACCACCCTGATCACAATGATCCCCGGAGGGTACAAACCCGCACAGGGGCAGACCGAAACCTCACCAGCAATAACCACCTTCGAGGTCAACATTGAAGCTCCCCGCGTTTCGCTGAAGCAATATATCGAGCCAGAAGCCGCCGATGTCGATATTTCCAGCGAAAATGTGCTCATCGCCGTGGGGCGCGGCATTCAGACCGAAGACAATCTCGAACTGGCGGAAGAACTGGCCGGATTATTGGGCGGTGTGGTGTGCGCTTCGCGCCCGGTGGTCGATCAGGGCTGGCTGCCAACCTCGCGCATGGTCGGCAAATCGGGCAAGAGCGTGAAACCGAAGTTGTATCTGGCGCTGGGCATCAGCGGCGCGCCTGAGCATGTTGAGGGTATGACGGATGCTGAAATGATTGTCGCCATCAACATGGATCCCGATGCGCCGATTTTCGATATTGCCAAATATGGCGCTGAAATCGATCTCTTTGATTTAATTGATCCACTGCTGGAAGCGCTTGAAGAAGCATAG
- a CDS encoding (Fe-S)-binding protein has product PVLHYTELLDQLIASGQLKFIKKLGYKVTYHDPCYLGRYNGVYDAPRRVIEATGCEIIEMPRCRDQAFCCGAGGGRIWMAEGEMSERPSEARIREAVELGNVTDFIVACPKDITMYADAVKTTSNEEYIVVKDLIELVFEALSE; this is encoded by the coding sequence ACCCGTGCTGCACTATACGGAATTGCTTGACCAGTTGATCGCTTCCGGGCAATTGAAATTCATCAAAAAACTGGGCTACAAAGTCACTTACCACGACCCCTGCTACCTGGGACGCTACAACGGCGTTTATGACGCACCGCGGCGCGTCATTGAGGCTACTGGCTGTGAGATCATTGAAATGCCCCGTTGCCGCGATCAGGCTTTCTGCTGCGGTGCGGGTGGCGGACGCATCTGGATGGCTGAGGGCGAAATGAGCGAACGTCCCAGTGAAGCTCGCATTCGCGAAGCCGTTGAACTCGGCAACGTGACGGACTTCATCGTCGCTTGCCCCAAAGATATCACCATGTACGCTGATGCCGTTAAAACAACCAGCAACGAAGAATATATCGTTGTAAAAGATTTGATCGAGCTTGTATTCGAGGCTCTAAGCGAGTAA
- a CDS encoding (Fe-S)-binding protein produces MPERVNYWGIPHNWGAPELYVYTIMFLAAFVMLFRFYRQASLWWKIGQPEARWDKLHLRLGRLIQYAIVQTKVLRQRYPGVMHVAIAWSYFVFFLGTALATIHDHFFEFLFGNTLIVYKFTLDAFTIVFLVGAGMAIYRRYVQKPRRLTLEPGFTGSLTLITLIVLGGLFTESLRLAVEQPAWAWSSPAGWGLAQLWIATGASDAALTSWHLGIWVFHLLIVALTLITLPVGTLMHALTGPLNAFFSKLNHPFGTLSPGKETPTGKPIYVSQLSDLSWKQLLDGDACTECGRCQDACPAFAAGTPLSPKELILSIRDALRSNGSQLVGEAIATEALWACTTCGACIHECPVLIEHLDAIVDMRRYLVIEGDVDAELQDALTNLGRYGNSFGQSERMRAKWAKGIESKIKDAGKEPVEYLWFVGDYAAYSPTLSEITQKTAAVFQQIGLDFGILYKGENHSGNDVRRAGEEGLFEMLVEKNMKALERSEYQTIVTTDPHSYNALKNEYPT; encoded by the coding sequence ATGCCTGAACGAGTGAATTATTGGGGCATACCGCATAATTGGGGCGCGCCGGAACTGTACGTGTACACAATTATGTTCCTGGCCGCCTTTGTTATGCTGTTCCGCTTTTATCGCCAGGCCAGCCTGTGGTGGAAGATTGGGCAGCCTGAAGCGCGCTGGGATAAACTCCACCTGCGGCTGGGACGGCTGATTCAATATGCTATCGTTCAAACCAAAGTTCTGCGCCAACGCTACCCCGGCGTGATGCATGTTGCCATCGCCTGGAGCTATTTTGTCTTTTTCCTGGGCACAGCACTGGCGACCATCCACGACCACTTTTTCGAGTTTCTCTTTGGCAACACCCTGATCGTTTATAAATTCACCCTCGATGCCTTCACCATCGTGTTCCTGGTCGGCGCGGGGATGGCCATCTATCGGCGCTATGTGCAAAAACCACGACGCCTGACGCTAGAGCCGGGCTTCACCGGATCGCTGACGCTGATTACGCTGATCGTGCTCGGTGGCCTGTTCACCGAATCGCTGCGGTTGGCGGTGGAACAACCAGCCTGGGCGTGGTCATCTCCGGCGGGCTGGGGGCTGGCTCAACTTTGGATCGCCACCGGCGCATCCGATGCTGCGCTCACAAGCTGGCACCTTGGCATCTGGGTTTTCCACTTACTCATTGTGGCATTGACCCTCATCACGCTGCCCGTGGGCACGCTGATGCACGCCCTCACTGGGCCGCTGAACGCTTTCTTCTCGAAACTCAACCATCCCTTCGGCACATTGTCGCCGGGTAAGGAAACGCCAACAGGTAAGCCGATATATGTCAGCCAGTTGAGTGATTTAAGTTGGAAGCAGTTGCTCGATGGGGATGCCTGCACCGAATGCGGACGCTGCCAGGATGCCTGCCCGGCATTTGCCGCGGGGACGCCACTCAGCCCGAAAGAGTTGATTCTGTCTATTCGAGATGCACTACGCTCGAACGGTTCCCAGTTAGTCGGCGAAGCTATCGCCACCGAAGCCTTATGGGCCTGCACCACCTGCGGAGCCTGCATCCACGAGTGCCCGGTGCTGATCGAACATCTTGACGCTATCGTAGACATGCGCCGTTATCTGGTCATTGAAGGCGATGTAGATGCCGAATTACAAGACGCGCTCACCAATTTGGGACGCTACGGCAATTCGTTTGGGCAATCCGAACGAATGCGGGCCAAATGGGCCAAAGGTATTGAATCCAAAATCAAAGATGCGGGCAAAGAGCCGGTCGAATACCTGTGGTTCGTGGGCGATTATGCTGCCTACAGCCCTACCCTGAGCGAAATTACCCAGAAAACCGCCGCCGTATTCCAGCAAATCGGGCTGGATTTTGGCATTCTCTACAAAGGCGAAAATCACTCCGGCAACGATGTGCGCCGCGCGGGTGAAGAAGGGCTGTTCGAGATGCTGGTTGAAAAGAATATGAAAGCTCTGGAACGCAGCGAGTATCAGACAATCGTCACAACGGATCCGCACAGCTATAACGCCCTCAAGAATGAGTACCCCAC
- a CDS encoding (Fe-S)-binding protein, which produces MAANTISHFSPFTQEFYQSLFDVADGENIKTCLQCANCSGVCPLGYVMDFPPGRMISWLRAGIFDEVVESDSVWMCVSCYACVEVCPKNIPLTPGLMTRAKEEMLLAGNIPTELQSALEFSQRYGNPLGESPRKRAEWANGLEPEVPIMRKLKRPVDVLWFVGDYPSYHPRVQQTTRAFFKLLNALGIDFGILGPEESSDGDSQRLAGERGLFEVLAEKNGKAFSKYEFGEIITTDPHAYNALKNEYPALGIEYPVRHYTEFLVEHLDKIKALLKGNAEMRVTYHDPCYLGRANGVYDAPRQLLEAIPGIELVEMEHNRTTSLCCGGGGGGMWLDGFQWEKTGVRLSDWRVKEAADSQADVLAVACPYEPPRFEDAAKTVAGADKLIVKDIIELLADAL; this is translated from the coding sequence ATGGCAGCGAATACCATTTCTCATTTTTCACCTTTTACCCAAGAATTCTATCAAAGCCTTTTTGATGTTGCTGACGGCGAAAATATCAAGACCTGTTTGCAATGCGCCAACTGTAGCGGTGTATGTCCCCTGGGTTACGTGATGGATTTTCCCCCTGGACGGATGATCTCCTGGTTGCGCGCAGGCATTTTTGATGAAGTCGTCGAGAGCGATTCGGTCTGGATGTGTGTATCGTGCTACGCCTGTGTGGAGGTGTGCCCGAAGAACATCCCACTAACCCCCGGGCTGATGACCCGCGCCAAAGAGGAAATGCTCTTGGCGGGCAATATCCCCACGGAATTGCAAAGCGCGCTGGAATTCTCACAGCGCTACGGCAACCCCTTGGGCGAGTCCCCACGCAAGCGCGCGGAATGGGCAAACGGGCTGGAACCTGAAGTGCCTATCATGCGCAAACTCAAACGCCCAGTGGACGTACTCTGGTTCGTGGGCGACTATCCATCCTATCATCCGCGCGTGCAACAAACCACACGCGCTTTCTTCAAGCTATTGAATGCCTTGGGTATCGATTTCGGCATTCTCGGCCCCGAGGAAAGCAGCGATGGCGACTCGCAACGTTTGGCGGGCGAACGCGGCCTATTCGAAGTGCTCGCCGAAAAGAACGGCAAAGCCTTTAGCAAATATGAATTCGGCGAAATCATCACCACCGATCCACATGCCTATAACGCACTCAAGAACGAGTACCCTGCATTGGGCATCGAATACCCGGTGCGTCATTACACCGAATTTCTGGTCGAACACCTGGATAAGATCAAGGCGTTGCTAAAGGGAAACGCGGAAATGCGTGTCACGTACCACGATCCCTGCTATTTGGGCCGCGCCAATGGCGTTTACGATGCACCACGCCAGCTCTTGGAGGCGATTCCCGGCATAGAACTGGTTGAAATGGAGCACAATCGCACCACCAGTCTGTGCTGCGGCGGCGGCGGCGGTGGGATGTGGCTGGATGGCTTCCAGTGGGAAAAAACCGGTGTGCGTCTCTCGGATTGGCGCGTCAAAGAAGCCGCCGATTCCCAAGCAGACGTGTTGGCCGTGGCCTGCCCCTACGAACCGCCTCGCTTTGAAGACGCCGCCAAAACCGTTGCGGGAGCCGACAAGCTCATCGTCAAGGACATTATTGAACTCTTAGCCGACGCGTTGTAA